In a genomic window of Borrelia maritima:
- the rpsJ gene encoding 30S ribosomal protein S10 translates to MIAKDKIRVRLFSFDVKILDQSAESIVKAVQKAKAQIKGPIPLPTKIKKYTVLRSPHVNKKSREQFEMRTHKRLIDILEPTSALMDSLMKLELPAGVEVDIKQ, encoded by the coding sequence TTGATTGCTAAAGATAAGATACGCGTAAGATTATTTAGTTTTGATGTTAAAATATTAGATCAGAGTGCCGAATCTATTGTTAAAGCTGTTCAAAAGGCTAAGGCTCAGATTAAGGGTCCAATTCCTTTGCCTACAAAAATCAAAAAATATACTGTTTTACGTTCTCCTCATGTCAATAAAAAGTCAAGAGAGCAATTTGAGATGAGAACTCATAAAAGGCTTATTGATATCTTAGAACCCACTTCTGCTTTAATGGACTCTTTAATGAAATTAGAGCTTCCAGCAGGTGTTGAGGTAGATATTAAACAGTAA
- the rplC gene encoding 50S ribosomal protein L3, protein MLGLIGKKVGMTQIFQKNGIVVPVTVIEFQPNYIIGKKTVDRDGYSALVAGSVDLKGSKISKPIKGQYKSLKDIEPKKYVIELKGGLDGYDAGDEIKVDVFKSVKYVDVTGTTKGKGFQGAMKRHNFSGGPSSHGSKFHRHLGGTGQATTPARTFKGTKMAGRMGGNQQTIQNLEVVLIDEEKRAILVKGAVPGAKGSFVVVKKSKK, encoded by the coding sequence ATGTTGGGATTGATTGGAAAAAAAGTTGGCATGACTCAGATATTTCAGAAAAATGGCATTGTGGTTCCTGTTACTGTTATAGAGTTTCAGCCCAATTATATTATAGGGAAGAAAACAGTTGATAGAGATGGCTATAGTGCGCTTGTAGCGGGTTCTGTTGATCTTAAGGGTTCTAAAATTTCAAAGCCTATAAAAGGTCAGTATAAAAGCTTAAAAGACATTGAGCCTAAAAAATATGTAATAGAGCTTAAGGGGGGGCTTGATGGGTATGATGCTGGAGATGAGATTAAGGTTGATGTTTTTAAGTCAGTTAAGTATGTAGATGTTACAGGGACTACTAAAGGCAAGGGTTTTCAAGGGGCTATGAAAAGGCACAATTTTAGCGGTGGACCATCTTCTCATGGATCAAAATTCCATAGACATCTTGGTGGGACAGGACAAGCTACTACTCCTGCAAGAACATTTAAGGGAACCAAAATGGCTGGTAGAATGGGTGGAAATCAACAAACTATTCAAAATCTTGAAGTTGTTTTAATTGATGAGGAAAAGAGGGCTATCCTGGTAAAAGGGGCTGTGCCTGGCGCTAAGGGTTCTTTTGTTGTTGTTAAGAAATCTAAAAAGTAG
- the rplD gene encoding 50S ribosomal protein L4: protein MERKVFSKDGKEIGTINLDDRVFNIEISHGSIYNAIKNELSNLRIGTSSTKTRSEVRGSSKKPWKQKGTGRARVGTKRNPVWIGGGIALGPKPRDYSYRLPKKVKKLAFKSVLSLRASDENNFKVIENFNIESGKTKDLALIIKNFASINGKVVILLGNDNQMIKRAGKNIRNLKILSFDKLRVVDLFYAKNLIALESAVNKLNEFYIK from the coding sequence ATGGAAAGAAAAGTTTTTTCTAAAGATGGGAAAGAGATTGGGACTATAAATTTGGATGACAGAGTTTTTAATATAGAAATTAGTCATGGGTCTATTTATAATGCTATAAAAAATGAGTTGTCTAATCTTAGGATTGGAACATCTTCAACTAAAACCAGATCAGAGGTCAGAGGTAGCTCTAAAAAGCCCTGGAAGCAAAAAGGAACTGGTAGAGCTAGAGTAGGTACAAAGCGGAATCCAGTTTGGATTGGTGGAGGTATAGCATTAGGGCCAAAACCCAGAGATTATAGCTATAGATTGCCTAAAAAGGTAAAAAAGCTTGCATTTAAGTCTGTATTAAGTTTGCGCGCTTCTGATGAAAATAATTTTAAGGTTATTGAGAACTTTAATATTGAATCGGGAAAAACAAAAGATCTTGCTTTGATAATAAAAAATTTTGCAAGTATTAATGGTAAGGTGGTTATTCTTTTGGGCAATGATAATCAGATGATCAAAAGAGCTGGTAAAAATATAAGAAATTTGAAGATTTTATCTTTTGATAAACTTAGAGTTGTTGATTTGTTTTATGCTAAGAATTTAATAGCCCTAGAATCTGCTGTTAACAAGCTTAATGAGTTTTACATTAAATAA
- the rplW gene encoding 50S ribosomal protein L23, translating into MKAYDIIVSPMLTEKTNIQRENINAYVFKVSKRANKKEVCEAIKELFNVTPVSCNLLNIKSKAKVVVSRRGYPIGKGKTSSWKKAYVYLKKEDKIDIF; encoded by the coding sequence ATGAAAGCTTATGATATAATAGTTTCACCTATGCTTACTGAAAAAACCAATATTCAAAGAGAAAATATTAATGCTTATGTTTTTAAGGTTAGTAAAAGAGCAAATAAAAAAGAGGTTTGTGAGGCAATAAAAGAACTTTTTAATGTTACTCCAGTATCGTGCAATTTACTTAATATTAAAAGTAAAGCTAAGGTTGTGGTGTCTCGAAGAGGATATCCTATAGGTAAGGGGAAAACTTCTTCATGGAAGAAGGCGTATGTTTATCTCAAAAAGGAAGATAAAATAGATATTTTTTAG
- the rplB gene encoding 50S ribosomal protein L2 codes for MGIKTYKPKTSSLRYKTTLSFNDLSKGNDPLKSLTKGKKFKSGRDSSGRISIRRRGGGHKRKYRLVDFNRRDKFGIPARVASIEYDPNRSANIALLVYKDGEKRYIISPKGIKVGDVLESGPDAPIKIGNALPLENIPIGRTIHNIELNIGKGGQLVRSAGGYAMILASDGNYVTVKLSSGEMRLIFKKCIATIGEIGNEDYVNVSIGKAGKSRWLGRRPKVRGVAMNPVDHPHGGGEGKTSGGRHPVSPWGQPTKGYKTRKKKRYSNKFIIKRRNN; via the coding sequence ATGGGTATTAAGACTTACAAGCCAAAAACTTCTTCTTTGCGTTATAAGACGACTTTATCTTTTAATGATTTGAGCAAGGGCAATGATCCTTTAAAATCTTTAACAAAAGGTAAGAAATTTAAATCGGGCAGAGATTCTTCTGGCAGGATTAGTATCAGAAGAAGAGGTGGTGGTCATAAGAGAAAGTATAGGTTGGTTGATTTTAATCGAAGAGATAAATTTGGCATTCCCGCTCGTGTTGCTTCTATTGAATATGATCCTAATAGAAGTGCCAATATAGCTTTGCTTGTTTATAAAGATGGAGAAAAAAGATATATTATTTCTCCTAAAGGCATTAAGGTTGGAGATGTTTTGGAAAGTGGTCCAGATGCACCAATTAAAATTGGCAATGCTTTGCCTCTTGAAAATATTCCTATTGGAAGAACTATTCACAATATTGAGCTTAATATAGGAAAAGGTGGGCAGCTTGTAAGAAGTGCCGGGGGGTATGCGATGATACTTGCTTCTGATGGGAATTATGTCACTGTAAAATTGTCATCTGGTGAGATGAGGTTGATTTTCAAGAAATGCATTGCAACAATTGGTGAAATTGGAAATGAAGATTATGTTAATGTTTCTATAGGTAAAGCCGGTAAAAGTAGATGGCTTGGTAGAAGGCCTAAGGTTAGGGGTGTTGCTATGAATCCTGTTGATCATCCGCATGGTGGGGGTGAGGGGAAAACTTCTGGGGGTCGTCATCCCGTGTCTCCTTGGGGTCAGCCTACTAAAGGTTACAAGACTCGTAAGAAGAAGAGATATTCAAATAAATTTATTATTAAAAGAAGAAATAATTAG
- the rpsS gene encoding 30S ribosomal protein S19 produces the protein MARSIKKGPFIEKSLYQKVLSSFGSDKRVVIKTYSRSSTIIPEMVSLTISVYNGKTFIPIYITEDLVGHKLGEFSPTRIFRGHAKSDKKGRK, from the coding sequence GTGGCAAGATCTATTAAAAAGGGACCTTTTATAGAAAAGAGTCTTTATCAAAAAGTTTTATCATCTTTTGGAAGTGATAAAAGGGTTGTTATTAAAACTTATTCCAGATCTTCAACAATAATTCCTGAAATGGTAAGTCTTACTATATCTGTTTACAATGGAAAGACTTTTATACCTATTTATATTACTGAAGATCTTGTGGGGCATAAGCTTGGTGAGTTTTCACCTACAAGGATTTTTAGAGGGCATGCTAAATCAGATAAAAAGGGAAGGAAGTAA
- the rplV gene encoding 50S ribosomal protein L22 — translation MLVNRRYTARGKNLPSSPKKVRPLADNIRGESYVKAIAVLCSMPNKGAKLLEKVVKSAASNAMYHNKNLSEDMIFVKVVMVDDGRRRKKIWPRARGRADRLVNRNCHIFVEVDEKRDMKG, via the coding sequence ATGTTGGTAAATAGAAGATATACAGCAAGGGGTAAAAATTTGCCTTCTTCTCCAAAAAAAGTTAGGCCGTTAGCTGACAATATACGGGGCGAGTCTTATGTTAAAGCTATTGCAGTGCTTTGTTCTATGCCTAATAAAGGAGCCAAGCTTTTAGAAAAAGTTGTTAAATCAGCAGCATCAAATGCAATGTATCACAATAAAAATCTTTCCGAGGATATGATATTTGTTAAAGTAGTTATGGTTGATGATGGGCGTCGTCGTAAAAAGATTTGGCCTAGGGCTAGAGGTCGGGCTGATAGGCTTGTTAATAGAAATTGTCATATTTTTGTTGAAGTTGATGAAAAAAGAGATATGAAAGGATAA
- the rpsC gene encoding 30S ribosomal protein S3: MGQKVHPYSLRVKINKDWKSKWYFDKKLYSTILHEDFLIRREIMNFLKGIKFDISDIEIIRNNPQKVTVVIVTPRPGSVIGLKGSNLERLGQLLAKKISKKISIKIKEVKRPELDAQIIANGIAKQVENRVSYRKVLKSALSTSMLKGAQGLKIKIAGRLGGAEIARSFEVKEGRVPLHTLRANIDYGFSEAQTTYGIIGVKVWLFKGEVLGRQTNSDAGQVINRKPFRERGEAVKNFDKILNNREKASEKQARFLNKKDGSSKNEASLLNKSSVSFPKGRVDSDEQNIGG, from the coding sequence ATGGGTCAAAAAGTACATCCATATAGCTTAAGGGTAAAAATTAATAAGGATTGGAAATCAAAATGGTATTTTGATAAAAAATTGTATTCTACAATTCTTCATGAAGACTTTTTAATAAGACGAGAAATTATGAATTTTCTCAAGGGGATTAAATTTGATATTTCTGATATAGAAATAATTAGAAATAATCCTCAAAAAGTAACAGTAGTAATTGTTACTCCAAGACCCGGTTCTGTAATAGGGCTTAAAGGTTCTAATCTTGAAAGGCTTGGTCAATTGTTAGCTAAAAAAATTTCTAAAAAGATTAGTATTAAGATCAAAGAGGTTAAAAGGCCAGAGCTTGATGCTCAAATTATTGCTAATGGGATTGCAAAACAAGTAGAAAATAGAGTGTCTTATAGGAAAGTTTTAAAATCAGCCCTTTCTACTTCTATGTTAAAAGGTGCTCAAGGTCTAAAAATTAAGATTGCCGGGAGACTTGGTGGAGCTGAGATTGCAAGAAGTTTTGAAGTTAAGGAGGGTCGTGTTCCTTTACATACTCTTAGAGCTAATATAGATTATGGGTTTTCCGAAGCTCAAACTACTTATGGGATCATTGGAGTTAAAGTTTGGTTATTTAAAGGTGAAGTTTTAGGAAGGCAAACTAATTCTGATGCTGGTCAGGTAATAAATAGAAAGCCTTTTAGGGAAAGAGGTGAGGCTGTTAAAAATTTTGATAAAATTTTAAATAATAGAGAGAAGGCCAGTGAAAAGCAAGCTAGATTTTTAAATAAAAAAGATGGATCATCTAAAAATGAAGCTAGTCTTTTAAATAAATCTAGTGTGTCTTTTCCAAAAGGAAGAGTTGACTCTGATGAGCAGAATATTGGAGGGTAA
- the rplP gene encoding 50S ribosomal protein L16 produces the protein MLSPKKVKYRKKQRGRLSGEAQKGNKISFGEYGLVSLETNFITARQIEAARIAMTRKIKRGGRVWIRIFPDIPYTKKPAETRMGKGKGGVDHWNAPVKLGTVMFEMAGVVEELAQEAMSLASSKLPVKTMFVVRRDLR, from the coding sequence ATGTTAAGTCCAAAAAAGGTTAAATATAGAAAAAAGCAGAGAGGAAGATTGTCCGGAGAGGCCCAAAAGGGCAATAAAATTTCTTTTGGTGAATATGGACTTGTTTCTTTGGAAACAAATTTTATTACTGCTCGTCAAATTGAAGCCGCTCGTATTGCAATGACTCGTAAAATAAAAAGAGGCGGAAGAGTTTGGATAAGGATATTTCCAGATATTCCTTATACTAAAAAACCAGCTGAGACTAGAATGGGCAAGGGTAAAGGTGGTGTTGATCATTGGAATGCTCCTGTTAAGCTTGGCACTGTTATGTTTGAAATGGCCGGGGTTGTGGAGGAGCTTGCTCAAGAGGCTATGTCACTTGCGAGCTCTAAGCTTCCAGTAAAAACCATGTTTGTTGTAAGGCGAGATTTGAGGTAA
- the rpmC gene encoding 50S ribosomal protein L29, translated as MLKNFKNFTLEDMKAKRLELKKEYLDLRFKSVVGHVENPLKKREIRRDIARLNTMICEYELGIRKV; from the coding sequence ATGTTGAAAAATTTTAAGAATTTTACTCTTGAGGACATGAAGGCTAAAAGGCTAGAATTAAAGAAAGAATATTTAGATTTAAGATTTAAATCTGTTGTAGGTCATGTTGAAAACCCTTTAAAGAAAAGAGAGATTAGGCGTGATATTGCAAGGCTTAATACAATGATTTGTGAGTATGAATTAGGCATTAGAAAGGTTTAA
- the rpsQ gene encoding 30S ribosomal protein S17 — MARENKKELIGKVVSDKMSKTIVVEIVQRKMHPIYHKYLKVSKKVKAHDEKEVSKVGDKVKIIEVRPISKDKRWSLVEVLEKLK, encoded by the coding sequence ATGGCAAGAGAAAATAAAAAAGAATTAATTGGTAAAGTTGTTAGTGACAAGATGTCTAAGACTATAGTAGTAGAAATTGTTCAAAGAAAGATGCATCCAATCTATCATAAGTATTTAAAAGTTAGCAAGAAAGTTAAAGCTCATGATGAAAAGGAAGTTTCAAAAGTTGGCGATAAGGTAAAAATTATTGAAGTTAGACCTATTAGTAAAGATAAAAGATGGTCTCTTGTTGAGGTTTTAGAAAAATTGAAATAA
- the rplN gene encoding 50S ribosomal protein L14 — protein MIQMQTYLTIADNTGGKVAQCIKVLGGSKRRYAKIGDIITIVVKQAIPNSSVKKGDVYKAVIVRTSKEVRRKNGTYVRFDDNACVILDANLSPRGKRVFGPVARELRDANFMKVVSLASEVI, from the coding sequence ATGATTCAGATGCAAACTTATTTAACAATTGCTGATAATACTGGCGGCAAGGTGGCTCAATGCATTAAAGTGCTTGGTGGTAGTAAAAGGCGTTATGCCAAAATTGGGGATATAATCACTATTGTAGTAAAACAAGCAATTCCCAATTCTTCTGTTAAAAAAGGAGATGTTTATAAAGCTGTGATTGTTAGGACTTCTAAAGAAGTAAGACGCAAAAATGGAACTTATGTTAGGTTTGATGATAATGCTTGTGTTATACTTGATGCTAATTTAAGTCCTAGGGGTAAAAGGGTGTTTGGGCCTGTTGCAAGAGAACTTAGGGATGCTAATTTTATGAAGGTAGTATCATTAGCCTCAGAGGTGATATAG
- the rplX gene encoding 50S ribosomal protein L24, with protein MKTKFKVGDSVKILSGKDKGKIGKIASINRKKNKVIVESCNMVKKVIKARTPQEKGKIIDKEAAIDISNVMIFIKGTSSRLGIRFENNEKIRYLKKNGQRV; from the coding sequence GTGAAGACAAAATTTAAGGTAGGTGATAGCGTAAAAATTCTTTCTGGAAAAGATAAGGGGAAAATAGGCAAGATTGCTAGTATAAATAGGAAAAAAAATAAAGTTATTGTTGAATCTTGCAATATGGTTAAAAAAGTTATTAAAGCTAGGACACCCCAAGAAAAAGGCAAGATAATAGATAAGGAAGCTGCTATAGATATTTCAAATGTTATGATATTTATCAAAGGAACTTCTTCAAGATTGGGTATTAGATTTGAAAATAATGAAAAAATAAGATATCTTAAAAAAAATGGACAGAGGGTATAG
- the rplE gene encoding 50S ribosomal protein L5, with protein sequence MNYIPELKKYYKDTVVKDLVKEFEYKSIMQVPRLEKIVISTGVGEAVRNKKLLDSAVLELSQITGQKAVKTKAKKAIAGFKIRQGQEIGAKVTLRGNVMYEFLYKLIHLALPRVKDFRGINGDAFDGNGNYSFGITEQIIFSEIDYDKIERISGLNVTIVTTASNDKESKALLLKFGMPFSN encoded by the coding sequence ATGAATTATATTCCTGAATTGAAGAAATATTATAAAGATACCGTTGTAAAAGATCTTGTTAAAGAATTTGAATATAAATCTATAATGCAAGTTCCCAGGCTTGAGAAAATAGTAATTTCTACGGGTGTTGGTGAGGCTGTTAGGAATAAGAAGCTGCTAGATTCTGCGGTTTTAGAGCTTTCTCAAATTACTGGCCAGAAGGCTGTAAAGACAAAAGCTAAAAAAGCAATAGCTGGGTTTAAAATTAGGCAAGGGCAAGAAATAGGTGCTAAAGTTACACTTAGGGGTAATGTAATGTATGAATTTTTATATAAGCTTATTCATTTAGCATTGCCCAGAGTTAAGGATTTTAGGGGAATCAATGGGGATGCTTTTGATGGTAATGGAAATTATTCTTTTGGGATAACGGAGCAAATAATATTTTCTGAGATAGACTATGATAAAATAGAGAGAATATCTGGTTTGAATGTTACAATTGTAACAACAGCTTCAAATGACAAAGAAAGCAAAGCTTTGCTTTTGAAATTTGGAATGCCGTTTAGTAATTAA
- a CDS encoding type Z 30S ribosomal protein S14 — protein sequence MAKKSMVIRALRKPKYKTRQNNRCKLCGRPRGYLRDFCMCRICFRKYASEGLIPGVSKSSW from the coding sequence ATGGCTAAAAAATCAATGGTTATTAGGGCTTTGAGAAAGCCTAAGTATAAGACAAGGCAAAATAATAGATGTAAATTATGTGGTCGTCCAAGAGGATATTTGAGAGATTTTTGTATGTGCCGAATATGTTTTAGAAAGTACGCCTCTGAGGGATTAATTCCTGGCGTTTCAAAATCAAGTTGGTAA
- the rpsH gene encoding 30S ribosomal protein S8, translated as MAITYSVGDMLTKLRNASRVKHGSVDLKMSNMNKSILNILKEEGYIKDFNFLEKEGLAFIKVLLKYDNKRNPVINKIDAISTPGRKIYSSYKNMPRIKNGYGILIVSSSQGVITGREAKDKKIGGELICSVW; from the coding sequence ATGGCGATTACTTATTCAGTGGGAGACATGCTAACTAAATTAAGGAATGCAAGCAGAGTTAAGCATGGGTCTGTAGATTTAAAGATGTCTAATATGAATAAATCAATATTAAACATTCTTAAAGAAGAGGGTTATATCAAGGATTTTAATTTTTTAGAAAAAGAAGGACTTGCCTTTATTAAGGTTTTGTTAAAGTACGACAACAAAAGAAATCCTGTTATAAATAAAATAGATGCCATTTCTACTCCTGGTAGAAAAATTTATTCTTCATATAAAAATATGCCAAGAATAAAGAATGGATATGGAATATTAATCGTATCTTCTTCTCAAGGTGTTATTACCGGCAGGGAAGCTAAAGATAAAAAAATAGGTGGTGAGTTGATTTGCTCAGTTTGGTAG
- the rplF gene encoding 50S ribosomal protein L6: MSRIGRLPIKIPDAVKIDVKDNLVIVEGIKGRLVQDIKNSINVKVEDGSVIVGRDLNDKKAKAYHGLYRSLIFNMIKGVTEGFSKSLTINGIGYRAEQQGNSLFLSLGYSTQFEYVIPDGISIKLDGNTKISIEGIDKFKVGQVAAEIRSLKKPEPYKGKGIKYDNEVIRRKVGKSGVKK, encoded by the coding sequence ATGTCACGTATTGGAAGGCTTCCCATAAAGATTCCAGATGCTGTTAAGATTGATGTTAAAGATAATTTGGTAATAGTTGAGGGAATTAAGGGAAGATTAGTTCAAGATATAAAAAATAGTATTAACGTTAAAGTTGAGGATGGTAGTGTTATTGTTGGTAGGGATTTAAATGATAAAAAAGCAAAAGCTTATCACGGTCTTTACAGAAGTTTAATTTTTAATATGATAAAAGGAGTGACTGAAGGATTTTCTAAGTCTCTTACTATAAATGGGATAGGGTATAGAGCGGAGCAACAAGGCAATAGTCTTTTTTTAAGCCTTGGCTATTCAACTCAGTTTGAATATGTTATTCCAGATGGCATTAGTATAAAGCTTGACGGGAATACTAAAATTTCTATTGAAGGAATAGACAAGTTTAAGGTTGGTCAGGTTGCTGCCGAGATTAGAAGTTTAAAGAAACCAGAGCCCTATAAAGGAAAGGGTATCAAGTATGATAATGAGGTTATTAGAAGAAAAGTTGGAAAATCTGGTGTAAAAAAATAA
- the rplR gene encoding 50S ribosomal protein L18: MKKIKEAEQRKLRRKKRIKNKIGLGIASRPRITIFKSNRYFYAQVIDDSKGHTIVSVSTIEKSLKLNKNIDDVRKLGEILAKRLKEKNINNLVFDRNGYKYHGVIASFATSLREFGINI, translated from the coding sequence ATGAAAAAAATAAAAGAAGCAGAGCAGAGAAAGCTTAGGCGTAAAAAAAGAATAAAGAACAAAATAGGGCTTGGGATAGCTAGCAGGCCACGAATTACTATATTTAAATCAAATAGATATTTTTATGCGCAAGTTATAGATGATAGTAAGGGACATACTATTGTAAGTGTTTCTACTATTGAAAAAAGTCTTAAATTAAATAAAAATATTGATGATGTAAGAAAACTTGGGGAAATTCTTGCTAAAAGACTTAAAGAAAAAAATATAAATAATCTTGTTTTTGACAGAAATGGCTATAAGTATCATGGAGTTATTGCAAGTTTTGCAACTTCTTTGAGAGAGTTTGGTATTAATATTTAA
- the rpsE gene encoding 30S ribosomal protein S5 produces the protein MVDVQVQRKQIEKLISLNRVTKVVKGGRRFSFAAFMVVGDGEGCVGWGFGKANDASDAIKKSLTSARKNLRFVPIRKGTLPHEVIGCFKKAKVLIKPATHGTGVIAGGPVRAVMEALGVHDILSKSLGSNNSINVVKATFKAFDLVLDAEKVAEMRGKTLKTLWG, from the coding sequence ATGGTAGATGTTCAGGTTCAGAGAAAGCAGATAGAAAAGTTAATATCACTCAATAGAGTTACTAAGGTTGTTAAGGGTGGTAGAAGATTCTCTTTTGCTGCTTTTATGGTTGTTGGAGATGGAGAAGGGTGTGTTGGTTGGGGATTTGGTAAAGCCAATGATGCTAGTGATGCAATAAAAAAAAGTTTAACAAGTGCTAGGAAAAATTTAAGATTTGTTCCTATTCGAAAAGGAACATTGCCACATGAGGTTATTGGTTGCTTTAAAAAAGCTAAAGTTTTAATTAAACCAGCTACGCATGGTACTGGTGTTATTGCAGGAGGGCCTGTTCGTGCTGTAATGGAGGCTTTAGGAGTCCATGATATTTTGAGCAAGTCTCTTGGCTCTAATAATTCTATAAATGTAGTGAAGGCAACTTTTAAGGCATTTGATTTGGTATTGGATGCTGAGAAAGTAGCAGAGATGCGAGGAAAAACTTTGAAAACTTTATGGGGTTAA
- the rpmD gene encoding 50S ribosomal protein L30 yields the protein MIKRKLRLQLKKARFNASRARSKNKCFIRRMEKNKEIISKSNINVQVCLVRSLIGKLDKKVKVLKALGLNKMGDKKVHFLNESIKGMLNKSINMILLSEVSNV from the coding sequence ATGATTAAAAGGAAATTGAGATTACAATTAAAGAAAGCTAGATTTAATGCTTCAAGGGCCAGGTCTAAGAATAAATGTTTTATTAGAAGAATGGAAAAGAATAAGGAAATTATTTCCAAAAGCAATATAAATGTACAAGTTTGTCTTGTAAGAAGTCTTATTGGAAAATTAGATAAGAAGGTTAAAGTTTTAAAAGCATTAGGTTTAAATAAAATGGGCGATAAAAAGGTGCATTTTTTAAATGAATCTATTAAGGGCATGCTTAACAAGAGTATTAATATGATTTTATTAAGCGAGGTAAGCAATGTTTAA
- the rplO gene encoding 50S ribosomal protein L15, producing the protein MFNLFKPKGANKRRKIVGRGPGSGLGKTSGRGQKGQKARNTSPRLGFEGGQTPLYRRLPSKGFSNNDYKLEYAIVNLGDIDKKFKDGQVVNYDTLLENKLIKKKDKRIKILSNGRLTKKVSLEVSKISKSAESLVMKIGCTIKLV; encoded by the coding sequence ATGTTTAACTTGTTCAAGCCTAAAGGAGCAAATAAGCGACGTAAAATTGTTGGTAGAGGTCCAGGTTCAGGACTTGGTAAAACTTCTGGGAGAGGGCAAAAAGGCCAAAAAGCAAGAAATACTTCGCCAAGACTTGGATTTGAAGGTGGGCAGACTCCTCTTTATAGAAGATTGCCTAGTAAAGGTTTCTCCAATAATGATTATAAATTGGAATATGCAATTGTTAATCTTGGGGATATAGATAAAAAATTTAAGGATGGGCAAGTTGTCAATTATGATACTTTGCTTGAAAATAAACTTATAAAAAAGAAAGATAAAAGAATTAAGATTTTGTCTAATGGTAGGCTTACAAAAAAAGTTTCCTTGGAGGTTTCTAAAATTTCTAAATCGGCTGAAAGCCTTGTAATGAAAATTGGCTGTACTATTAAATTAGTTTAA